TGGCAGGCCGTGGCTGCCGAATTGGACAATTCCGAATGGGCTGAAGCGCTGGATGCATTCGGGAGCTATTTCCGGCAGACGCCGCTGGAGACGCTCCAGGAAAATTACGTACGTACGTTTGATTTCAACGACCAAACAACCCTGTATCTGACGTATTCCAAATTGGGCGACGAGAAGGAACGGGGACAGGCGCTGGCCGAGCTGAAACAGATCTACAGCGATGCGGGATTGACGCTCAGCTCCACCGAGTTGCCGGATTACCTTCCGCTGGTTCTGGAATTTGTTTCTCAGGCCGACGCGGAAATCGGGATCGATCTGCTGCGCCGTTTTCGGGAACCCATTGCCCGCACGCAGCAGGCGCTCGCCGCCGGGGAAAGTCCCTACGCGCTTTTGTTGGAAGGACTTTTGATCGAAATAGACCGCACCCTCT
The sequence above is a segment of the Calditrichota bacterium genome. Coding sequences within it:
- the narJ gene encoding nitrate reductase molybdenum cofactor assembly chaperone; translation: MDRREFFKLMSVLLHYPDETVRALDWQAVAAELDNSEWAEALDAFGSYFRQTPLETLQENYVRTFDFNDQTTLYLTYSKLGDEKERGQALAELKQIYSDAGLTLSSTELPDYLPLVLEFVSQADAEIGIDLLRRFREPIARTQQALAAGESPYALLLEGLLIEIDRTLSEGVL